The Streptomyces laurentii region CACCGCCGTCCTCGGTCACCTGGCCTCCCCGGCCGACCTGTCCGACGTCGTCACTCCCGCGGGGGTCTGAGGAGTCATGGAAGCTTTCACCACGCACACCGGCCGCGCCGTCCCGCTGCGCCGCGGCAACGTCGACACCGACCAGATCATCCCCGCGCACTGGCTCAAGAAGGTCACCCGCGACGGCTTCGAGGACGGCCTCTTCGAGGCCTGGCGCAAGGACCCGGAGTTCGTCCTGAACCGCCCCGAGCGGGAGGGTGCCACCGTCCTGGTGGCCGGACCCGACTTCGGCACCGGCTCCTCCCGTGAGCACGCCGTCTGGGCGCTGCAGAACTACGGCTTCAAGACCGTGATCTCCGCCCGGTTCGCCGACATCTTCCGCGGCAACTCGCTGAAGAACGGCCTGCTCACCGTGGTCCTGCCGCAGTCCGTCGTGGACGCCCTGTGGGAGCTGACCG contains the following coding sequences:
- a CDS encoding 3-isopropylmalate/(R)-2-methylmalate dehydratase small subunit (3-isopropylmalate/(R)-2-methylmalate dehydratase small subunit [Amycolatopsis mediterranei U32];~Aconatase-like swivel domain of 3-isopropylmalate dehydratase and related uncharacterized proteins. 3-isopropylmalate dehydratase catalyzes the isomerization between 2-isopropylmalate and 3-isopropylmalate, via the formation of 2-isopropylmaleate...; cd01577;~identified by MetaGeneAnnotator; putative;~substrate binding site [chemical binding]); amino-acid sequence: MEAFTTHTGRAVPLRRGNVDTDQIIPAHWLKKVTRDGFEDGLFEAWRKDPEFVLNRPEREGATVLVAGPDFGTGSSREHAVWALQNYGFKTVISARFADIFRGNSLKNGLLTVVLPQSVVDALWELTEADPAAEITVDLQARKVLAAGIDADFELDENARWRLLNGLDDISLTLQNEADIAAYEASRPAFKPRTITV